From a single Sinomonas atrocyanea genomic region:
- a CDS encoding dihydrofolate reductase has product MSTEQRGKDARIGLIWAQTQQGGVIGRDGSMPWHVPEDMKHFAATTTGHPVVMGRRTWDSIPERFRPFSGRTNIVVTRQPGWEASGAVVVHSLEEGLRVAQESEGAERVWVIGGGELFEQALPLADVAMVTILDLDVDGDTFAPDLGADWQLGSVLPDDGGWLTSSTGVPYRIVEFRRN; this is encoded by the coding sequence ATGAGCACCGAGCAGCGCGGCAAAGACGCCAGGATCGGGCTCATCTGGGCCCAGACGCAGCAGGGCGGCGTGATCGGCCGCGACGGATCCATGCCGTGGCACGTCCCCGAGGACATGAAGCACTTCGCCGCGACCACCACCGGCCACCCCGTGGTGATGGGCCGGCGCACGTGGGACTCGATCCCCGAGCGCTTCCGCCCCTTCTCCGGCCGCACCAACATCGTGGTCACCCGCCAGCCCGGCTGGGAGGCGAGCGGCGCCGTCGTCGTCCATTCCCTCGAGGAGGGGCTGCGCGTGGCCCAGGAGTCCGAGGGCGCCGAGCGGGTGTGGGTGATCGGCGGCGGCGAGCTGTTCGAGCAGGCCCTGCCGCTCGCCGACGTCGCGATGGTCACGATCCTCGACCTGGACGTCGACGGCGACACCTTCGCCCCCGATCTGGGTGCCGACTGGCAGCTCGGCTCGGTCCTCCCGGACGACGGCGGGTGGCTCACCTCGTCCACGGGCGTCCCGTACCGCATCGTGGAGTTCCGCCGGAACTAG